The genomic interval GGCCCTACAACATGAACATGTGACCTGTGCCAAGCCAGGCTGCGACGGAGCGATGGACGTGACAGACCTCACGCCCCATCTCGCCAAGATCAAGACCTACGAAGCCGAATGCGAACGGTGCCATACAAAGGAACAGATTACCGGCAAAGAGCAGACAACCCCACCCTGGGACGATGCCTCGATCACGATGATGGCCGAGGTGCATCTCCTACACGATCAACCCAGTTGCCCCTTCGACGATACCCCCATCACCTTTACATCGTTACCGAATCCTCGCCGCAAAGGCCGGTACCGCCTCTCCTGCTACTACTGCGGCAGACACACCGAAATGAACTGGCCACCGCCGGAAGCGAAGCGGTAGTGAAACGACCATCAAGGGGGGGATCGGCGAAGCCTTCCGTGTGGCAGCCCCTCACACTGAGTTCATGAGCCCACCCCCGTAAATTTCGGTTCATTGATTCAAGCTCCTGCCTATCGTATAGCTGGTTTCATTGCAGAAACAGAGGAGTGAAACATATGGCTACTCCGAGCATTAAGGAAGAAGCCCGCAGGCTGGTAGAGAAGCTCCCTGAGAACTCCACATGGGAGGACCTCATACACGAAATTTACGTCCGGCAGGCTGTTGAGGCGGGATTGGCTGACAGCCAGGCGGGGCGAACGACCGATGTCGATCAGGTGCGCTCCTCGTTCGGACTGCTGGCGTGAGGGTCCACTGGACCGATACCGCATAAGCCATCTGCGAAACATTCATGCCTACATCGGGCAGAGCTCACCAGAGTACGCCCTGAGAATCGTTGACCGTCTCACCAGACGTTCCCAGCAAATCGGCGCCTTCCCCCAATCTGGCTGCATCGTCCCTGAAGTGGAGCTCCCACAGATACGGGAAGTTCTAGAAGGTCCCTACCGAGTCATCTATCACATCAAGCCAGACCAAGTGGACATTATCGCTGTGATTCATGGATCGCAACAAACACCCTGGACCATATAGGCGACCGGAAAGCATTCCGAGAGTCCACCGGCCACCTATGCGCTCTGATTCAGGGCTGACGAGAGGCGGGGCGGGAGCGGTCAGGTGCCCTTCTTGCTCGCAGAACGCGCACGTTCAGAAAGTGCTCGTTCGATGCGCGCAATCGAGGATCGACCAGGCTACTCTTGAAAATGAAATAAGCGGATCAGGATAGCAGGCGCAGTCACGAGCCGACTCTCAACTCCCCCGGATTCGTCAACAGCAACGCTGTGATTAAACGACTCCGACGCTGAAAGTCCACCTGACTAACCATAGAGCTCGGTAAACGCTGGTTCATCTTTTCGGTCCACGAATAAAACTTCACCTATGTTCCAGAAGTGATCGGCTGCGGCACGAAGGGAAGCACTTAGCCCATCCTCAACGAACCAAAGGACGAGCTGCTGACCTTCACGCTTGACTGCCTCTACTAATGGCACATAGTCCTCGTCCCCCGCGACAAGCACTGCCACGTCGAAGTTTTTTCGGTGAGCATGCGTGAGCATTTCCGTTGCCAATGTAATATCAACTCGCTTGGATCGGCCGGACTTTGGGCGATGAAACACGCGCGGCGCTTCGATTCCAACGGCCCGTAATTGATTCTCGATCGCGCCGAGAGCATCACGATCCCCAGGGGCCGACGTGTAATAGTGCCGTCTGACTACTTGCGGGAAGTGATCTCGGTTGGCATAACGCGACCAGACAAAGATATCCTTGGCAAAGACGACATGCTCTCGCTGACGCTCATCACCTCGCATCGCAAAGTAACGTTTCGCAAGATTTTCGCCATCCACGAACATCATAACTCGCGTGCTATCTCGGATTGAGGCAGGAAAGAAAGAAGGCATGTGTTCATCACCATTCTTTGTGAGCCGTCTAACAATGATCAGGTGGGTCCGTATAAGTTACGGACTTCTGAGCTCCCGTCCAATTAATACACCTCAGGATGTCTCATCGAGAGTTTATGGACATCTTTATACCCTACGTCTTCCTACCAGTCTAGCCACTGATCGCAACCGCCTATCGAGTGGTTGTCGCTTTATCCATTAAGACAAGCTCCTACAGAATATCTCCAAAGAGGCCTGGCTCGGTCCTCCCTGCGCACGTCGGACGACCACCGCTTCACCGTGGGGGTTCCGTGAGCAGGGAGGACCAAGCCAGGCCCTTCCCCTCTTACCTTCCCCGCTCAAGCCGCTGAATGATAAAAACAGGAAGGGCGTCTGTCGAACTCTCGATTGCGCGCGTCCAACGAGGGCCTTCGGAGGCCGCGCGTTGCGCGAGCAGGAGAGTTTGACAGACGCCCTTCCCGAACTTCTTCTCGACTATCTTATTTCCCGAATGCTTTTTTCAGCAGCGGCTCCATCTCGCCTTTGGCCGCCATCGGGTCCAGCACATCGGTATCGCCGTAAAACTGTCCGTCGATGAACACCTTAGGAAGCGTCGGCCAGTTGGTCATTTTTGCGAGCGCTTCTCGCTTGCTTGGTTGAGTGAGGACGTCGATCAGTTCAAACGGATATCCGTACTTATCGAAGAACTGTATCGTCTCTCGCGTGAACCCGCACATCGGCATCTGCTTGGTGCCCTTGCCGTAGATCAAAATCTTGTGTGCGGCGACTTCTTTGTTAATTTCATCTTGAATGGAATCTGCCATGGCTCGGCCTCCTCGCAAGTTGCGGATAAACTATGTTGGCACACGAAAGTTCAACTGTCCGTACATCTGGCACAACGGAAGCACACTACGCAGGATGCTCAAACAGTCTGTCCAGCAAGGCCGCAGGCAAGTCGAAACCGGAGGCGTACCC from Nitrospirota bacterium carries:
- a CDS encoding NYN domain-containing protein, translating into MMFVDGENLAKRYFAMRGDERQREHVVFAKDIFVWSRYANRDHFPQVVRRHYYTSAPGDRDALGAIENQLRAVGIEAPRVFHRPKSGRSKRVDITLATEMLTHAHRKNFDVAVLVAGDEDYVPLVEAVKREGQQLVLWFVEDGLSASLRAAADHFWNIGEVLFVDRKDEPAFTELYG
- a CDS encoding glutaredoxin domain-containing protein, with the protein product MADSIQDEINKEVAAHKILIYGKGTKQMPMCGFTRETIQFFDKYGYPFELIDVLTQPSKREALAKMTNWPTLPKVFIDGQFYGDTDVLDPMAAKGEMEPLLKKAFGK